One window of Dysidea avara chromosome 11, odDysAvar1.4, whole genome shotgun sequence genomic DNA carries:
- the LOC136237710 gene encoding uncharacterized protein, translating into MSDERSRAIRGGHRGVVTKLVREAEEITNKADPLDSTQRIRLSVIKQQLDVKLNLLSDMDKEILTRCELDAIVNELEESEAVTANIISCKQKIEEKLTVVTPVTSTPVSPMLHASLPPPSSIAVAKPRLPRLQLPRFKGDVKNWPAFWDSFKSAVHENTELSKVDKFNYLNSLLEGTALKCIQGLTLTDDHYDTAIGMLRERFGDPQQIICSHMEGLIKIPNCTSDRSGALRTVYDKIMVNIRGLEALGVTSDQYGSFLIPVIMTKLPDEIRLRIAREAGRNAWKINPLLDILKQEVEAREVSEGSTISTMKNPVAQPPRREPSSTGSALIANNYGMHCVYCNGEHYSASCSTVTSVRDRKDILLKAGRCFNCLRAKHKSKECNNQRTCRHCHRRHHQSICERAPPAVNTGSGGTDLRLTDKSTVDTSIEGVTSTTNSNKASTGKGVVLLQTARAIAVGETKRVPIRILLDGGSQLSYVTKSLQERLGLKSIRREKLRVNTFGSSSFVANPCDIIKVPIQSPYSNETFNITAYTSPVICCPLPRLVDPSAFSHLAGLQLADASDSTQQIDILIGSDYYWSVVTGETIVGNHGPVAVNSRLGWLLSGPSGNSDTVNFTHCNVIVNCDDLVKVSKNDDLVNTLRSFWDTESIGVLDDSQDLADEDGFLVGLKFCHSRYEVNLPWRESGPSIPDHFDLCLGRLRHLHSRLLKSPELLERYHTIIQDQISKGIVELVPDDSRVATATSNTVHYLPHHGVIRQDKQTTKLRVVYDGSAKTRMDPLSLNDFLKTGPNMIPRLFDVLVKFRWQTIAVTADIEQAFLMVSIAPQDRDVLRFLWFTDPLDAASDIITLRFARLVFGLRPSPAILGSVISKHLDNYQSQYPQLIQSIKNSFYVDDFISGGATVEEVFNTYVVAKNVMAEGGFNLRKWASNSPELISRIINAESSSCTDATPGQSSGGDKSLQFIVGSGDPQSKLLGVGWDSCSDELHFNFLELTDQASKFPPSRRSLLKVTASIFDPLGILSPFVVKLKILFQTLCCQCTDWDQPLEGECLREWNKFLSEFRILNGARVPRCYFQKGRVLRLSELHGFSDASEHAYAAVLYLRNVYMDGTISISLVASKTRVTPVKKQSIPRLELLGALILTRLVNAVLGKLPMQLTPTYWVDSTAALFWIKNHRPWKQYVSRRVAEIRSHTSPSQWKHCPGVLNPADLPSRGLGAQKLLDSALWWGGPPYLKSSESEWPELINPQPNDHTLAELAKNPAQDTTHVLTTVACNGLLNLNNIIDCQKFSKWSVLLRVTARVLRFIETCKGTPLKALNVQYSNDSELEAAELERAETLWICSIQGEAFENEIKYLKSNSVHGKPLYVEQFGLYLDKQILKCKGRLGNALLAATERHPILLPTKHPFIKLLVMEVHSRVKHGGVNTTLVATRERYWILKGRQLVKGIIRRCVMCKRMEGPPYGLQPSPDLPEFRVSDSPPFTHTGLDFAGPLYVRELRNSDVSSKVYICLFTCASTRAIHLELTRSLNVDTFLLAFRRFVGRRGLPATLISDNAKTFKSSSREISSICRAAEVLQYLSNQRTTWKFIVAKSPWWGGFYERMVQTVKRPLRKIIGRSNLRYDELNTILIEVESVINCRPLTFVYDDNEGVSYALTPSHLLYGRRMAVSPCAGHYEVVSTNAALTRRSRNHKHVLSQIINSWRKDYLLSLREVRTSKLSGSGSSVRVGDVVILKDEHIKRAFWKFAKVIELLKGSDGIARAALINVSTGSGPPKILKRSTRHLIPIEVACSEEIQFDVPPTVVTDGSLVNDSDKMAEGANDTEVPQQDDNSRLRRQAAIRGEQTRRTWTGH; encoded by the coding sequence ATGTCTGATGAGAGATCGCGTGCTATACGTGGAGGCCATCGTGGTGTCGTCACAAAGCTTGTTCGTGAAGCTGAGGAAATTACTAATAAAGCGGACCCTTTAGACTCAACGCAACGGATCAGACTTAGTGTGATTAAACAGCAACTGGATGTCAAGTTGAATTTGTTGAGTGACATGGACAAGGAGATTCTCACTCGTTGTGAATTGGATGCTATTGTTAATGAACTTGAAGAATCGGAAGCAGTCACTGCTAATATAATTAGTTGTAAGCAGAAGATTGAGGAGAAGTTAACAGTAGTTACTCCGGTTACTAGCACTCCCGTGTCACCCATGTTGCATGCTTCATTGCCACCCCCTTCTTCTATTGCCGTGGCAAAACCTCGACTGCCTAGATTGCAACTTCCCAGATTTAAGGGTGATGTCAAGAATTGGCCAGCATTCTGGGATTCTTTCAAATCGGCTGTCCATGAGAATACAGAATTATCGAAGGTGGATAAGTTTAATTACTTAAATTCATTGTTAGAAGGCACAGCCTTAAAGTGTATTCAGGGGCTTACATTGACTGATGACCATTATGACACTGCCATTGGTATGCTAAGAGAAAGATTTGGGGACCCCCAACAAATAATATGTTCTCATATGGAAGGGTtaattaaaattcctaattgcACAAGTGATCGCTCTGGTGCACTTCGTACAGTATATGACAAGATAATGGTCAACATTCGAGGCTTAGAGGCACTAGGAGTTACGTCGGACCAGTATGGAAGCTTCTTGATTCCAGTCATAATGACTAAACTACCAGATGAGATTCGTTTAAGAATTGCCCGTGAAGCCGGTAGAAATGCTTGGAAGATCAACCCCTTACTTGACATTTTGAAACAGGAAGTAGAGGCTAGGGAAGTGAGCGAAGGGTCTACCATTAGTACGATGAAGAACCCTGTTGCCCAGCCACCGCGGCGTGAACCCTCTTCCACGGGTAGTGCATTGATTGCCAATAATTACGGGATGCATTGTGTTTATTGTAATGGTGAACACTACTCAGCTTCTTGTTCTACAGTAACCAGTGTAAGGGATCGTAAAGACATACTTCTGAAGGCTGGTCGTTGTTTTAATTGCTTAAGGGCTAAACATAAGTCAAAGGAATGCAATAACCAGAGGACCTGTAGACACTGTCACCGTCGGCACCACCAATCAATATGTGAACGGGCACCCCCTGCAGTGAACACTGGCAGTGGTGGTACTGATTTACGCTTAACTGACAAGTCAACTGTTGATACAAGTATCGAAGGTGTCACAAGTACGACTAACTCTAACAAGGCCAGTACTGGCAAGGGGGTTGTACTCTTGCAAACTGCACGAGCCATTGCTGTGGGAGAGACCAAGAGAGTCCCAATAAGAATACTTTTAGATGGTGGTAGCCAACTGTCTTATGTCACTAAGTCATTGCAAGAACGTCTAGGGCTGAAGTCAATCCGAAGAGAGAAATTACGCGTTAATACCTTTGGCAGTTCCTCATTTGTGGCGAACCCGTGTGACATTATCAAGGTCCCCATTCAGAGTCCGTATAGTAATGAAACCTTCAACATTACAGCCTACACCTCACCTGTTATCTGCTGTCCACTTCCTCGTTTGGTTGATCCAAGTGCTTTCAGTCACCTTGCAGGGTTGCAATTAGCTGATGCCAGTGATTCTACACAGCAAATTGATATTCTAATTGGATCTGACTATTACTGGTCTGTAGTGACAGGAGAGACAATCGTCGGTAACCATGGTCCGGTAGCAGTGAATAGCAGGTTGGGTTGGCTCCTTTCGGGACCCTCAGGCAATAGTGATACTGTGAACTTCACACATTGTAATGTAATAGTGAACTGTGATGACTTAGTGAAAGTAAGTAAGAATGATGACCTTGTCAACACTTTAAGGAGTTTTTGGGACACCGAATCAATTGGAGTATTAGATGATTCCCAGGATTTGGCTGACGAAGATGGTTTTCTAGTCGGATTGAAGTTTTGCCATAGCCGCTATGAAGTAAACCTGCCTTGGAGAGAATCTGGTCCATCTATTCCTGATCACTTTGACCTTTGCTTGGGTCGATTGCGGCATCTTCATTCTCGATTATTGAAATCACCTGAGCTCCTCGAGAGGTATCACACAATTATCCAAGACCAAATAAGTAAGGGAATAGTTGAGTTAGTCCCTGATGATTCACGAGTAGCTACGGCAACAAGTAACACAGTACATTACCTCCCTCACCATGGGGTAATACGTCAGGACAAGCAGACCACTAAACTAAGAGTGGTATATGATGGTTCAGCAAAGACTAGAATGGATCCTTTATCGCTGAATGATTTCCTTAAGACAGGCCCAAATATGATTCCTCGACTATTTGATGTCCTTGTGAAGTTCCGTTGGCAGACGATAGCAGTAACTGCAGACATTGAGCAAGCCTTTTTAATGGTATCTATTGCACCCCAAGATCGAGATGTTTTACGTTTCTTATGGTTTACGGACCCTCTTGATGCTGCTAGTGATATTATTACATTGCGATTTGCTCGGCTGGTTTTTGGTCTACGTCCTTCCCCAGCTATTTTGGGTTCAGTCATATCGAAACATCTTGATAACTATCAGTCTCAATATCCTCAACTAATTCAGTCTATTAAGAACTCATTTTATGTCGACGATTTTATCTCTGGGGGAGCCACTGTTGAGGAGGTCTTTAATACCTACGTGGTTGCCAAGAATGTTATGGCTGAAGGAGGCTTCAACTTGAGAAAATGGGCttcaaattcaccagaattgatATCAAGGATTATCAATGCTGAATCTAGTTCATGTACTGATGCTACTCCAGGCCAGTCGAGTGGAGGAGATAAGTCACTTCAGTTTATTGTTGGGAGTGGTGACCCTCAGTCCAAGTTGCTTGGGGTGGGTTGGGACAGCTGTTCAGATGAGCTTCATTTCAATTTCTTAGAATTGACTGACCAAGCAAGCAAATTTCCTCCAAGCAGAAGATCATTGTTGAAGGTCACGGCAAGTATATTTGACCCCTTGGGTATACTTAGCCCCTTTGTGGTCAAGTTAAAAATTTTGTTTCAGACATTGTGTTGTCAATGCACCGATTGGGATCAGCCGTTAGAGGGTGAGTGTTTAAGAGAATGGAACAAATTTTTGTCTGAGTTCCGTATCTTAAATGGAGCTCGAGTACCACGATGCTACTTCCAGAAGGGACGGGTTTTACGTCTCAGTGAGCTGCATGGATTCAGTGACGCCTCTGAGCACGCCTATGCTGCTGTTTTGTATTTAAGAAATGTCTACATGGATGGTACCATCTCTATTAGCCTGGTTGCATCAAAGACACGAGTGACGCCGGTCAAGAAACAGTCGATTCCGCGTCTTGAATTGTTAGGTGCCTTGATACTAACACGACTAGTAAACGCCGTGCTTGGGAAACTCCCAATGCAGCTAACCCCTACTTACTGGGTTGATTCGACTGCAGCTCTATTTTGGATTAAAAATCACAGACCATGGAAGCAGTATGTTTCAAGAAGAGTTGCTGAAATTCGTTCTCATACCTCACCAAGTCAGTGGAAGCATTGTCCAGGAGTTCTTAACCCCGCTGATCTTCCATCTCGTGGATTAGGGGCTCAGAAGTTGTTGGATTCTGCCCTATGGTGGGGAGGCCCACCATATTTGAAGTCCTCAGAGAGTGAGTGGCCTGAACTTATCAACCCTCAACCTAATGATCATACTCTTGCTGAACTGGCCAAGAACCCGGCTCAAGATACAACACATGTGTTGACTACTGTTGCTTGCAATGGCTTGCTAAACCTGAACAATATAATTGACTGCCAGAAATTCAGCAAATGGAGTGTATTACTCAGGGTTACTGCTCGAGTACTGAGATTTATAGAAACATGTAAGGGTACTCCACTCAAGGCTCTCAATGTACAATATAGTAATGATTCTGAGTTGGAGGCAGCAGAGTTGGAGAGGGCTGAAACACTATGGATTTGTTCCATTCAAGGGGAGGCCTTTGAGAATGAGATTAAGTACTTGAAGAGCAACTCTGTTCATGGTAAGCCATTGTATGTTGAACAATTTGGTCTCTATCTAGATAAACAAATTCTGAAGTGCAAGGGGAGACTTGGCAATGCATTATTAGCTGCGACTGAGAGGCACCCTATTTTGTTACCCACCAAGCACCCATTCAtcaagctacttgtgatggagGTACATAGTCGAGTGAAGCATGGGGGAGTGAATACTACTCTTGTAGCCACACGCGAGAGGTACTGGATCTTGAAGGGTAGGCAGTTGGTTAAAGGAATCATAAGAAGATGTGTAATGTGTAAAAGGATGGAAGGTCCTCCTTATGGCTTGCAGCCCTCTCCTGATCTTCCAGAGTTCAGAGTATCAGACAGTCCTCCCTTTACTCACACCGGGCTAGACTTTGCAGGCCCTTTGTATGTTCGAGAGTTAAGAAATTCAGACGTTTCTTCCAAAGTCTACATTTGTTTGTTCACGTGCGCATCTACCCGTGCAATTCACTTGGAGCTTACTCGTTCTCTTAATGTCGACACTTTTTTGCTGGCGTTTCGTAGGTTTGTTGGTAGGCGTGGCTTGCCAGCTACTTTAATCTCAGACAACGCAAAGACCTTTAAGTCTTCATCAAGAGAAATCAGTTCGATTTGTCGAGCTGCTGAGGTGTTGCAGTACTTGAGTAACCAGCGTACCACTTGGAAATTTATTGTGGCCAAGTCCCCTTGGTGGGGAGGCTTTTATGAACGGATGGTACAAACAGTGAAGAGACCCCTGAGGAAGATAATAGGAAGGTCAAATTTGCGATATGATGAACTGAACACCATCCTTATTGAAGTGGAGTCTGTGATTAATTGTCGTCCTTTGACCTTCGTATATGATGACAACGAAGGGGTGAGTTATGCCTTGACCCCATCACATTTACTGTATGGGCGACGGATGGCTGTTTCCCCATGTGCAGGACACTATGAAGTTGTTAGTACTAATGCTGCTCTGACAAGAAGGTCAAGGAATCACAAGCACGTACTCAGTCAGATAATAAACAGTTGGAGGAAAGACTACCTACTTAGTCTACGTGAAGTACGGACAAGTAAGCTCAGTGGATCAGGCTCTTCTGTTCGAGTTGGAGATGTTGTAATATTAAAGGACGAACATATTAAAAGAGCTTTTTGGAAATTTGCTAAGGTAATTGAGCTTCTAAAGGGATCAGATGGAATTGCTAGAGCAGCTTTAATTAATGTGTCAACAGGAAGTGGACCCCCCAAGATATTGAAGAGGAGCAC